From the Acidobacteriota bacterium genome, the window CGACTCGGGCCAAGAGCCGTCGTCCGGCCGCGATAGTAGACGCCTTTGCTCAGCCGCTGCAGCGTGCCGTCCTTCGCCAGGCGGGACATGGCCTGCGCGACGGCTGCGACGGGCAGGTTCGGAAAATCGCTGAACCGCCAGACCCGCTCGCCGCCCGCCTCGACGCGCCGCCGAATGACCTGGACGACGGGTGGGCGTCCGTAGGTCCGCTGGGCGAGTTCCATAGGCTCCACTGTGCGTTTCGGCGGTCATGTTGTCAAGTTTCGTATCAAAAAAACTTGACGTTATCTCGCTAGAATCAGGCCATAGCACCCACCACCGTCAGGAACCACCCAAGAACGCCCGCCGATGAATTGCAGCCCCCCAGCGATCAGGACATATTCGCTGCATGACGAGGGGGTGGCTGCATGTTCGACCGCTACGATCCGCGCGACGACATTCGTGAGGACGACCGCGACCGGGGCCGCGATCGCGATCGAGGAGGCCGGGGCGCCGGCGGCACGCCCGGCCACCGAGACCGGAGTACGCGTGATCCCTTCACGCGTGACCTCGACCTGCCGGATGGCCGCGATCGGGAACGGGCCAGGGACCGCGACCGCGTGTACGACATCGACGGTTCCGAGGCCCGGATGTTGGCAACCATCGGCTCGTTCCGCGTCGTCTCCGAACACGACCTGTCGGCGCTGCGCGACGATGCCAGGACGCCGCACCAGAGCATGCGGCACCTCGAGGACTCGGGGCTGATTCAACGCTCGCCGCTCGACGTCAACGACCGCGCCGTTGTCCTCACCGACCGCGGCCGGGACCTGCTCGAAGCCAACCGATCGATCCCGCGCGACGAGCGGACGCGCGACCGGCAGGAGTTCTACGCCGGCCTCAGGAAGCCGCGCGAGCTGACCCACGACGTCAAGGTGTACCGCGCCTACGAGCGCACGGAGGCCCGCATCCGCGACGATGGCGGGCGCGTTCGGCGCGTCGTTCTCGACTACGAGATGAAGCGCGACTACCAGCGCTTCCTGCACGAGCGCAATCGCGGCAAGAAGGATTGCGACGGACGTCCCGCCCGCGACGCCGACGAGATCGTGCACTGGGCGCAGGAGCACGACCTGCCGTACGAGCAGGACGGACACGTGCACTTCCCCGACGCGCGCGTCGAGTACGAAGACCGCGACGGTCTCGACCGCTTCGAGGACCTGGAGATCGTGACGCCGCACTACCGCGGCGCGCATGCGGCCGGCGCGGCGAAGTCAGGATTCAGCTGCCACGTCTCGCTCGGGTCCAGCGTCGGCGGACGCGGCGGCAGGGGCGGACGATGCGGCGGGTTTGCCCAGGAGTTCGTATGAGCATGCTTCCGCTCGAGCCGACACCACTGCCGCCGGCGCCGAAGTACTGGGCGCTCGAAGAGTGCGACAGCGAACGGCTGCACGCGATCGCCGCGTTCGGGTTCACGGACCGCCAGTCACGCTTCCTCATGGAGGTCCTGCTGTACTCGGGCGTGTTCCTGGAACGGCAGTACTGCCAGTTCGCCGGCATCGCCCACGGACAGAAGAGCACGAACTTCATCCGCACCCTCGTCGATCGCCGATTCGCAACGCCGGTGACGCCCGGCAAGCTGCACCGAGGCCGGATGTTCCACGTCCACTACAAGCCGCTGTGGACCGCCATCCGCGAGCCCGACAGCCGCTTCCGAAAACGCGCGGCACCGGGACGCCTCATCGAGCGCGTGATGCTGCTCGATGCGGTCCTCGACGACCAATCGATGATCTGGCTGGCGTCCGCGGCGGACAAGCTACACCACTTCAGGGATCACCTCCGCGATCGGTTCGAGCTGATCGACATGCCGCAGCTGCGATTCGGTGAGGGCCCGTCACGGATCTACCGCCACTTCCCGGACAAGCTGCCCATCGGCGACGACCGCGAGCGCAGCGACCATCACGTCTTCATGTACCTCGTGACGACGCCCGTACCGTGGGACTTCAGGCTGTTCCTCCTGCGGCACATTCCACTACTGCGTCAGCTGAGCCGCTGGATCATCCGGCTGCTGTTCCCGAAGCCCCTCGTCAGAGCGCGCCAGAGCTACCTGCACGCGGCGCGCGAGCACCTGGTGGGAGCCGCCAGGGGCCGTAACGTTTCCATGATCGAGGAGATGTTCCAGCAGCGGCGACGCCTCGCCGAGCCGAACCCGGAGCCGCCGTACGCCCGGTACCAGGAGGACGTCCGCCTGACGTCGGCTCCGCGCTTTCGCGCCCTGTATCACCAGTGGCTCGCCGATCCCGAGCGGACGCTCTGGTTCGCGGATTCCAACGTCCTTTCCGACGCCCTGGAACGCGGATTGGGCCGCGTCGAGTGCGTCGAGCTCTCGCGCCAGTACCTGCATCTCTCCCCCCTGGTCGACGTCGCCTGAGCACTCTGGGGGCGACTGGCAATAATATTCAAAGACGTTATATTATTGCCATCAGAGGCAACCGCCATGCAGAAGCGCCAGTGGGACACCGTCCTCTACGAGATCGCCGAGAATCAGGCCGGCTACTTCACCGCGGCCCAGGCCCGCACGGCCGGTCTGCACCAGGTGCGCCTCGTCCAGCTCGCCCGGCAGGGGGCCATCGAGCGCGTCTCGCGCGGGGTCTACCGCTTCACGCGGTTTCCCATCTCACAGCTCGGCCACTACATGGAAGCTGTCCTCTGGCCACAGGTCCGGCGATCCGACGTCGTCGGCGCGATCTCCCATGAATCGGCGCTGGCGATTCACGAACTGTCCGACGTCAATCCGGTGCGGATCCACGTGACGCTGCCAAGCTCCGTGCGCATCCGCCGCGAGGTTCCGAAGCGACTGGTGATCCACTATGCGGACCTGGCCGCGGAAGACGTCGAGACCGTGGAAGGCGTCCCGGTGACCACGCCAGCCAGGTCAATCCGCGATGCGCACGCCAGCCACCTCGGAGCCGAACTGGTCGGCCAGGCGATTGCCGACGGTCGACGGACGGGTACGCTGTCCACAGGCGTCGCAGACCGCCTGCAGCGTGAGCTCCTCGGGACGAGGCCGCGCCCGCGGTCGAGCACGCGCCGGCGGCTGGAGGCCCGGTGACCGCAGCACGCAAACGCCCGACCGGACCGCCGCCGTCAGCCGGCGTCCTGGCGCGGTACGCCCAAGCCTACGCGCGCGAGCTCGGCGTGGCCGAAAGTCGGGTGCGCTCGTGGGTCGCCTACATGATCATGGCCGGCATTCTCGACCGTGCCACGGCCGGCGACACACCGCTGTTCATCGTCAAGGGAGGCGTGGCGCTTGAACTCCGTCTGCGCGACCGTGCCCGCGCGACGA encodes:
- a CDS encoding type IV toxin-antitoxin system AbiEi family antitoxin domain-containing protein translates to MQKRQWDTVLYEIAENQAGYFTAAQARTAGLHQVRLVQLARQGAIERVSRGVYRFTRFPISQLGHYMEAVLWPQVRRSDVVGAISHESALAIHELSDVNPVRIHVTLPSSVRIRREVPKRLVIHYADLAAEDVETVEGVPVTTPARSIRDAHASHLGAELVGQAIADGRRTGTLSTGVADRLQRELLGTRPRPRSSTRRRLEAR